In Cutaneotrichosporon cavernicola HIS019 DNA, chromosome: 1, one DNA window encodes the following:
- a CDS encoding uncharacterized protein (Protein of unknown function (DUF455)) codes for MPAPIAPPGYVHVCALKDTLTHTRFQLSLRTLATPVTYHRLLLFRIAKPSEDEVEGADELYCMEESCPHLGAPLSHAEIEVDDIEDTRAVVCPWHQYDFDLRDGTSSTGLKTCTYDVVVNGDGPNAGVWIEAPHVDGDHDWEMIEFRSVSEEFADPPPLTLEDLTLEVPEAAPSLSPEAPIVAATLPTDLPDTLLGFAHLVLATPEPGMKCALTREAVTRMRAGKLKSIRPSYAEIARARKDGGLLEKPPRLQEAVRPWQTSKRGRGGSEKSRIVMIHALANIEQYAIDLAWDIIARFADTEVEGQRLPVEFFLDWAKVAEDEAKHYSLLARRLHEMGSYFGAHSVHAGLWDSAMDTADSLLARIAVIHLVAEARGVDMNPLTLARLRTHGDTRSADILEIIHADEITHVTAGHRWFSWICGKRNIDPIEQFRYEVRTNFHGDLKGPFNTADRAKAGLTEEYYTDLKGHGVSRHAAYDGAGPDGGDTHMHPRLT; via the exons ATGCCCGCACCCATCGCCCCACCAGGCTACGTGCA CGTCtgcgcgctcaaggacacGCTCACGCACACGCGCTTCCAGTTGTCGCTGCGCACGCTCGCGACGCCCGTGACGTaccaccgcctccttctGTTCCGAATCGCTAAGCCgagcgaggatgaggtggagggcgCAGATGAGCTGTACTGCATGGAGGAATCATGTCCACACCTCGGTGCTCCGCTAAGCCACGCCGAGATCGAAGTTGACGATATCGAGGACACGCGCGCAGTTG TGTGCCCATGGCACCAGTACGACTTTG acctCCGCGACGGCACGAGCT CAACTGGTCTAAAGACATGCACGTACGACGTTGTGGTCAACGGTGACGGGCCGAACGCTGGGGTGTGGATCGAGGCACCGCATGTTGATGGCGACCACGACTGGGAGATGATCGAATTCCGCAGCGTGAGCGAGG aaTTCGCTGACCCGCCACCACTCACACTGGAGGACCTCACTCTCGAGGTCCCAGAAGCTGCGCCTTCACTCTCGCCCGAGGCTCccatcgtcgccgccacgcTTCCTACAGACCTGCCAGACACGCTGCTGGGCTTCGcacacctcgtcctcgctaCACCTGAGCCGGGCATGAAGTGCGCGTTAACTCGCGAGGCAGTGACGCGTATGCGGGCAGGAAAGCTCAAGTCAATCAGGCCGAGCTATGCGGAAATTGCGCGGGCGCGCAAGGACGGGGGATTGCTAGAGAAGCCACCAAGGCTGCAGGAAGCTGTTAGGCCTTGGCAGACTAGCAAGCG TGGAAGGGGAGGTTCGGAGAAGTCGCGTATTGTCATGATTC ACGCGCTTGCCAACATTGAGCAGTACGCAATCGACCTGGCCTGGGACATCATTGCACGTTtcgccgacaccgaggTTGAAGGGCAGCGGCTGCCCGTCGAGTTCTTCCTCGACTGGGCCAAggttgccgaggacgaggccaaACACTACTCGCTCCTGGCCCGGCGACTGCAT GAGATGGGTTCATATTTTGGAGCACATTCCG TTCACGCTGGCCTGTGGGACTCGGCGATGGACACTGCGGATTCGCTTCTCGCGCGGATTGCGGTGATCCACCTTGTCGCAGAGGCTCGTGGAGTCGACATGAACCCGCTCACGCTTGCGCGGTTGCGTACACACGGGGACACACGTTCCGCGGACATCCTCGAGATCATCCACGCTGACGAAATTACTC acgTTACTGCTGGGCACCGCTGGTTCTCCTGGAT CTGCGGTAAGCGTAACATCGACCCGATCGAGCAGTTCCGTTACGAGGTGCGCACAAACTTCCATGGCGACCTCAAGGGCCCGTTCAACACGGCGGACCGCGCAAAGGCG GGCCTCACTGAGGAGTACTACACAGACCTCAAAGGGCACGGCGTATCGCGGCACGCGGCCTATGACGGCGCTGGCCccgacggcggcgacacgCACATGCACCCTCGCCTCACATAA
- the SFL1 gene encoding uncharacterized protein (heat shock factor) — MSNNNRRVSTKRRLSLTIDDSDKRQRSEDSHMSIGRSAIPSRDGAATPPVASPASSSMEQETELNESGSARQGYASASASASPTSSEGGEASRPTPRPTTSGPRAPTWQTDAPAPDQRQWPREQRTNLRAREGSRDDRNRDHLDPRGTMPSLPSSSAHHEERRSPSGGTYSNQLVQPPPKTQAAFVGKLYSMLEDDKIRRSGLLHWSQDGSSFVCPNPTEFSKEVLPNYFKHNNWQSFVRQLNMYSFNKVSDLYSTANADPQAWEFRHPLFRRGEPHLLASIKRKSNRQNQDSVAPSSAIHPTTSPNEDESKPIMWNSTAHAVPRYSPPSRDYPSTSRSYYGQPRPPSREFDTNPPALGVSNSIPPHNRQYHSESSVTRSDAAFHQASSSRLGANDSLGNQLSTLQDTVNRLHHALNTERADNTRNNMELTTIVLEQTRMLLECDGQVRLPRDALQRQYEELLTRRDGLDRLNVSEALSSMANSRRAPTAPATSLDHNRPATSYEPPRPTSSYEQRPPSSYEQRPHSGYAHHGPSPYDPPHRALQPPMGDPRDRALHTSGSLSRRPPSPTFDRRPATIDHATNYSPRTYPDHQRTAGYAEFRYRPPPMDVPHPRDRDRDVAPPRGALPRRLTEPPAPMDDAPDQPKTSLRNLLH; from the exons ATGTCCAACAACAACCGCCGCGTGTCCACCAAGCGGCGGCTCTCTTTGACCATTGACGACTCGGACAAGCGTCAACGGTCAGAAGACAGTCACATGTCCATCGGTCGCTCCGCGATTCCCTCTCGAGATGGCGCCGCGACTCCCCCCGTGGCGTCCCCGGCGTCGTCATCTATGGAACAAGAGACGGAGCTGAATGAGTCAGGCTCTGCCCGCCAAGGGTacgcgtccgcgtccgcaTCCGCGTCGCCAACCTCTTCGGAGGGCGGTGAAGCATCTCGTCCTACTCCTCGCCCTACCACTTCTGGGCCACGTGCTCCGACATGGCAGACCGATGCCCCAGCTCCCGACCAACGCCAGTGGCCGCGGGAACAAAGGACCAACCTTCGCGCTCGCGAGGGCAGTCGCGACGACCGCAACCGTGACCACCTCGACCCTCGGGGAACGATGCCATCCCTTCCGAGCAGCTCTGCGCATCACGAGGAGCGGCGCAGCCCATCGGGAGGAACGTATTCTAACCAGTTGGTTCAGCCACCTCCCAAGACGCAAGCAGCATTCGTTGGTAAACTCTACTCCATGCTTGAGGACGACAAGATTCGCAGATCAGGCCTCCTGCACTGGTCGCAAGATGGTTCGTCGTTCGTCTgccccaaccccaccgAGTTCTCCAA GGAGGTTCTGCCAAACTATTTCAAGCACAACAACTGGCAGTCGTTCGTCCGGCAGCTCAACATGTACTC GTTTAACAAGGTCTCTGACTTATACTCGaccgccaacgccgacccCCAGGCTTGGGAGTTCCGTCACCCCCTCTtccgccgaggagagcctCATCTCCTGGCAAGCATCAAGCGCAAATCCAATCGCCAGAATCAGGACAGTGTCGCACCGTCCTCGGCCATTCACCCTACGACCTCCCCCAACGAAGATGAGAGCAAGCCCATAATGTGGAACTCTACAGCGCATGCTGTCCCTCGTTATTCTCCCCCTTCGCGTGACTATCCCTCGACCAGCCGCTCGTACTATGGCCAGCCTCGCCCTCCATCGAGGGAGTTTGACACGAACCCACCTGCGCTTGGGGTCAGTAACTCTATCCCTCCTCACAACCGCCAGTACCACAGCGAATCGTCTGTCACTCGTTCCGACGCCGCGTTCCACCAGGCCAGCTCGAGTCGCCTTGGTGCCAATGATTCGCTCGGCAACCAGTTGTCAACGCTTCAGGACACGGTTAACAGACTGCATCATGCTCTCAACACTGAGCGGGCCGATAATACTCGCAACAACATGGAGCTCACCACTATCGTGCTGGAACAGACCCGCATGCTTCTCGAGTGCGACGGCCAAGTGAGGCTGCCGCGAGATGCCCTTCAACGACAGTACGAGGAGCTTCTCACGCGGCGTGACGGGCTCGACCGGCTCAACGTTTCGGAGGCCCTCAGCAGCATGGCCaactcgaggagggcccCGACTGCACCTGCTACATCTCTGGACCACAACCGTCCGGCCACGAGCTATgagcctcctcgccccacCTCAAGCTACGAACAGCGCCCCCCTTCCAGCTACGAGCAGCGTCCGCACTCGGGCTATGCACACCATGGCCCTAGCCCTTACGACCCACCTCATCGCGCCCTGCAACCTCCCATGGGCGATCCCAGGGACCGCGCGTTGCACACTTCGGGTTCGCTGTCGCGCCGGCCACCGTCACCTACGTTCGATCGTCGCCCAGCAACGATTGACCATGCCACCAATTACTCTCCTCGCACCTACCCTGATCACCAACGGACGGCAGGGTATGCAGAGTTCCGGTATCGTCCACCGCCAATGGATGTGCCACATCCTCgtgaccgcgaccgcgatGTTGCGCCTCCCCGTGGTGCTCTGCCTCGTCGGCTTACGGAACCTCCAGCCCCCATGGACGACGCTCCCGACCAGCCCAAAACTTCCCTTCGCAATCTCCTTCACTAA